From one Pyxidicoccus xibeiensis genomic stretch:
- the der gene encoding ribosome biogenesis GTPase Der, producing MKPLVAIVGRPNVGKSTLFNRLVGRRLALVEDLPGVTRDRHYADAEWEGRHFTFIDTGGFVPGEKDSLLQQVREQAQLAVEECDVIIFVTDARQGLTAEDEAVAKYLRKSGKPVVVAANKLDNTTGQMQSLAAEFYKLGLGEVQPMSAEHGLGVPGLFDEVVAKLPPKEEGEDAEAPPDDGTIRVAIIGRPNVGKSTLVNSILKQKRVVASEIPGTTRDPVDSPLTYKGHQLILTDTAGIRRKKTIAHRVEQFSVIAALKTMERSDVAVLLMDATEVAVDQDAKLAGLAEERGRALVIVVNKWDLVDADQRRQETYRESLKYSLKFVGYSPILFTSALTGSKVEKVVDVAVELAQQFRFRAPTPQLNRLLEHMVDNHPAPIVRGKPLRLYYISQVTTAPPTFAITTNHPEGVPDMYKRYITNQLRKTFDLRVPIRILFRARPGQAKREARKKPHLQGKH from the coding sequence ATGAAGCCGCTGGTAGCCATTGTCGGACGCCCCAACGTGGGCAAGAGCACGCTGTTCAACCGCCTCGTCGGCCGCCGCCTCGCGCTGGTGGAGGACCTGCCCGGCGTGACGCGGGACCGCCACTACGCCGACGCGGAGTGGGAGGGCCGTCACTTCACCTTCATCGACACCGGTGGCTTCGTCCCCGGGGAGAAGGACTCGCTGCTCCAGCAGGTGCGCGAGCAGGCCCAGCTCGCCGTGGAGGAGTGCGACGTCATCATCTTCGTCACCGACGCGCGCCAGGGCCTGACGGCCGAGGACGAGGCCGTCGCGAAGTACCTGCGCAAGAGCGGCAAGCCCGTCGTCGTGGCCGCCAACAAGCTGGACAACACGACGGGGCAGATGCAGTCGCTGGCCGCCGAGTTCTACAAGCTGGGCCTGGGCGAGGTGCAGCCCATGTCCGCCGAGCACGGCCTGGGCGTGCCGGGCCTCTTCGACGAGGTGGTGGCGAAGCTGCCGCCCAAGGAAGAGGGCGAGGACGCCGAGGCCCCGCCGGACGACGGCACCATCCGCGTGGCCATCATCGGCCGGCCCAACGTGGGCAAGAGCACCCTGGTCAACTCCATCCTCAAGCAGAAGCGGGTGGTGGCCAGTGAGATCCCCGGCACCACGCGGGATCCGGTGGACTCGCCGCTGACGTACAAGGGCCACCAGCTCATCCTCACGGACACCGCGGGCATCCGGCGCAAGAAGACCATTGCCCACCGCGTGGAGCAGTTCTCGGTCATCGCCGCGCTCAAGACGATGGAGCGCAGCGACGTGGCGGTGCTGCTGATGGACGCCACGGAGGTGGCGGTGGACCAGGACGCGAAGCTGGCGGGCCTGGCCGAGGAGCGCGGGCGGGCCCTGGTCATCGTCGTGAACAAGTGGGACCTGGTGGACGCGGACCAGCGCCGGCAGGAGACCTACCGCGAGTCCCTGAAGTACTCGCTGAAGTTCGTAGGCTACTCGCCCATCCTCTTCACGTCCGCGCTGACGGGCTCCAAGGTGGAGAAGGTCGTGGACGTGGCGGTGGAGCTGGCCCAGCAGTTCCGCTTCCGGGCGCCCACGCCGCAGCTCAACCGCCTGCTGGAGCACATGGTGGACAACCACCCGGCCCCCATTGTCCGGGGCAAGCCGCTACGGCTGTACTACATCAGCCAGGTGACCACGGCCCCGCCGACCTTCGCGATTACGACGAACCACCCCGAAGGCGTCCCGGACATGTACAAGCGGTACATCACCAACCAGCTCCGCAAGACGTTCGACCTGCGGGTGCCCATCCGCATCCTCTTCCGGGCGCGCCCCGGCCAGGCCAAGCGCGAGGCCCGCAAGAAGCCGCACCTTCAAGGCAAACACTGA